One region of Hymenobacter sediminicola genomic DNA includes:
- a CDS encoding DUF1990 family protein gives MSKSEQPAHTGSGAFFERRYWIDVQHPRQPAAELLEYVKCHVPDFSPDFLADFEKSQGQDHCLRVDDEFRIKILGPWNGDVRVTEIGDDYFEFVTLENHPEAGRIRFTLCPHPSLPDTVHFEIHSWARSRDGLVAFTYDTLGMGRKVQQQTWETFCQRVADYSGGLPLGPVHVETVKQADTETEVTQDA, from the coding sequence ATGTCGAAATCCGAACAACCCGCCCACACCGGCAGCGGCGCCTTTTTTGAGCGTCGTTACTGGATAGACGTGCAGCACCCCCGCCAGCCGGCTGCCGAGCTACTGGAATATGTGAAATGCCATGTGCCCGACTTCTCGCCGGATTTTCTGGCTGACTTCGAAAAATCTCAGGGCCAGGACCATTGCCTGCGCGTTGATGACGAGTTCCGCATCAAGATTCTGGGCCCCTGGAACGGCGACGTGCGCGTGACAGAAATCGGCGACGACTACTTCGAGTTTGTGACGCTGGAAAACCACCCTGAGGCGGGCCGCATCCGGTTTACACTCTGTCCACACCCGTCTTTGCCCGATACAGTGCACTTCGAAATCCACTCCTGGGCCCGCTCCCGCGACGGACTAGTGGCCTTCACCTACGACACGCTGGGCATGGGCCGCAAGGTGCAGCAGCAAACCTGGGAAACATTTTGCCAGCGCGTGGCCGACTACAGCGGCGGCCTGCCGCTGGGGCCGGTACACGTAGAAACCGTAAAGCAAGCCGACACCGAAACTGAAGTCACGCAGGATGCCTAA
- a CDS encoding DUF1990 domain-containing protein, translating into MPKPIPLYELQKARLESYTNAGYNFDLERTHEYTREAGWNVDDHETELPLEAPGPPEAHGSWAAAREVLRNYTFPPPGLITGIFLPDQPLEKRVMVLRGRFLLFTFWFGVRIGGVTDERRTLENGQQEQVWGYNYRTLEGHFERGQIDFMVHKNLTTGRVVFRIHSFSQTGRISNPFYWLGFKLFGRMLQKRFSRESQKRLKAQVEEMLRKGWSSPSTAEAPPVKAAAMHNAAQEQMNKATS; encoded by the coding sequence ATGCCTAAGCCCATTCCCCTCTACGAGCTGCAGAAAGCTCGCCTCGAGTCTTACACCAACGCGGGCTACAACTTCGACCTCGAACGCACGCACGAATACACCCGGGAGGCCGGCTGGAACGTGGACGACCACGAAACCGAACTGCCGCTGGAAGCCCCCGGCCCGCCGGAAGCGCATGGCTCCTGGGCTGCGGCCCGCGAAGTACTGCGCAACTACACATTTCCGCCGCCCGGCCTCATCACCGGCATCTTCCTGCCCGACCAGCCGCTGGAAAAGCGCGTGATGGTGCTGCGGGGCCGGTTTCTGCTGTTCACGTTCTGGTTTGGCGTGCGCATCGGGGGCGTCACGGACGAGCGGCGGACACTCGAAAATGGCCAGCAGGAGCAGGTGTGGGGCTACAACTACCGCACCCTGGAAGGGCATTTCGAGCGGGGCCAGATTGATTTCATGGTCCACAAAAACCTAACGACGGGCCGCGTGGTGTTCCGGATTCACTCGTTTTCACAGACTGGCCGCATTAGCAACCCGTTCTATTGGCTGGGCTTTAAGCTATTCGGACGGATGTTGCAGAAGCGCTTCTCCCGCGAATCGCAGAAGCGGCTGAAGGCCCAAGTGGAGGAGATGCTGCGCAAAGGCTGGTCCAGCCCCTCGACAGCCGAAGCGCCACCCGTAAAGGCCGCCGCCATGCACAACGCGGCGCAGGAGCAGATGAATAAGGCTACGTCCTGA
- a CDS encoding glycosyltransferase family 87 protein has translation MLPARYSRVLLNPRFVALLYAVLTLIVTAQHYLKGPQSYDNYKIFTWPFYHLLAGRDLYAEYPELYSAPFKYSPTFALAMGALAVLPDWLGLLLWNVLNNVVLFTAGRRLFPDARRSMLFLLLVLVDMMTALHNSQSNALLLGLMLWTYIHLEREKTGWAAVCVALAFFLKIYGLGIGLLFLLYPKQLARGLAWGLAATAVLAAAPLVVVSGTTLAGIYQSWYTVVSGFNTAVQLSLMGVLDTWLGISVWKPGVQAVGLLLLLLPLALYWRQRQHPDFRRLYVALIPVFLVVFNQAGESPMYIMPVAGFMFWWLHYRHTTPLATPLLVLVLLFTTFASTDLYPHSLRSGFFDTYKIKAAPMILVWALIQSQLLLFPRWRDRLAAASEAEAAGAEPVQQNIS, from the coding sequence ATGCTTCCTGCCCGCTATTCTCGTGTCCTGCTGAATCCTCGTTTCGTGGCCCTGCTCTACGCGGTGCTCACCCTTATCGTCACGGCGCAGCACTACCTGAAAGGGCCGCAGTCGTACGATAACTACAAGATTTTCACCTGGCCGTTTTATCATCTGCTGGCGGGCCGCGACCTATACGCCGAGTATCCGGAGCTGTATAGTGCGCCCTTTAAATACAGCCCCACTTTTGCGCTGGCTATGGGCGCGCTGGCCGTGCTGCCCGATTGGCTGGGTCTGCTGCTCTGGAATGTACTCAACAACGTGGTCCTGTTCACGGCCGGGCGACGCCTCTTTCCGGATGCGCGCCGTAGCATGCTGTTTCTGTTGCTGGTGCTCGTGGACATGATGACGGCGCTGCACAACAGCCAGAGCAACGCCCTGCTGCTGGGCCTCATGCTCTGGACCTACATCCACCTGGAGCGCGAAAAAACGGGCTGGGCAGCGGTGTGCGTGGCCTTGGCGTTTTTCCTGAAGATTTACGGGCTGGGCATTGGGCTGCTGTTTCTACTGTACCCGAAGCAGCTGGCGCGCGGGCTGGCGTGGGGACTGGCGGCCACAGCGGTGCTGGCGGCTGCACCGCTAGTGGTGGTGTCGGGGACAACGCTTGCCGGTATCTACCAGAGCTGGTACACGGTAGTGTCGGGGTTCAATACGGCCGTGCAGCTTTCCCTGATGGGCGTGCTGGACACCTGGTTGGGCATCAGCGTGTGGAAGCCGGGCGTGCAGGCCGTTGGGCTGCTGCTACTGCTGCTGCCGCTGGCCCTGTACTGGCGGCAGCGCCAGCACCCCGACTTCCGGCGCCTGTATGTGGCGCTGATTCCGGTGTTCCTGGTGGTGTTCAATCAGGCCGGCGAGTCGCCGATGTACATCATGCCGGTAGCGGGCTTTATGTTCTGGTGGCTGCACTACCGCCACACCACGCCGCTGGCCACCCCATTGCTGGTACTGGTGCTGCTCTTCACCACCTTCGCCTCCACCGACCTATACCCGCATTCCCTGCGCTCCGGCTTCTTCGACACCTACAAAATCAAGGCGGCTCCCATGATTCTGGTCTGGGCCCTGATTCAGAGCCAGCTGCTGCTGTTTCCGCGTTGGCGCGACCGGCTGGCGGCTGCATCGGAGGCAGAAGCAGCCGGTGCTGAGCCGGTCCAGCAGAATATCAGCTGA
- the icd gene encoding NADP-dependent isocitrate dehydrogenase yields MAEQKITIKNGKLNVPDQPTIPFIEGDGTGPDIWAASVRVFDAAVEKAFGGARKLVWKEVLAGEKAFKQVNNWLPNETLDAFREYLVGIKGPLTTPVGGGIRSLNVALRQELDLYACVRPVRWFEGVPSPVKHPELTDMVIFRENTEDIYAGIEYMNGTPQAQKMLEFLQDEMGVKKIRFPETSSFGIKPVSKEGTERLVRAAILYAIEHKKPSVTIVHKGNIMKFTEGAFKTWGYELAEKEFGDKVYTWSQYDKVLAKQGQEVADAQQKAALDGGKILIKDSIADAFLQQILLRPAEYSVVATLNLNGDYISDALAAIVGGIGIAPGANINYLTGHAIFEATHGTAPKYAGQDKVNPGSVILSGAMMLEHLGWQEAADLIYKGLEAAIAAKRVTYDFERQMEGATLLKCSEFGDEVIARM; encoded by the coding sequence ATGGCAGAACAGAAAATCACCATCAAGAACGGCAAACTCAATGTGCCCGACCAACCAACCATTCCTTTCATCGAAGGCGACGGTACGGGTCCGGACATTTGGGCTGCTTCCGTGCGCGTATTCGATGCCGCAGTAGAGAAAGCCTTCGGCGGCGCGCGCAAGCTGGTGTGGAAAGAGGTACTGGCTGGTGAAAAGGCCTTCAAGCAAGTAAACAACTGGCTGCCCAACGAAACCCTCGACGCGTTTCGTGAATACCTGGTGGGCATCAAAGGCCCCCTGACCACGCCCGTAGGCGGCGGCATCCGGAGCCTGAACGTGGCCCTGCGCCAGGAGCTGGACCTGTATGCCTGCGTGCGCCCCGTGCGCTGGTTCGAGGGCGTGCCTTCCCCTGTGAAGCACCCCGAGCTGACCGACATGGTCATCTTCCGCGAAAACACCGAGGACATCTACGCCGGCATCGAGTACATGAACGGCACGCCGCAGGCCCAGAAAATGCTGGAATTCCTGCAGGATGAGATGGGCGTGAAGAAAATCCGCTTCCCCGAAACGTCCTCGTTCGGCATCAAGCCCGTGAGCAAGGAAGGCACCGAGCGTCTCGTGCGCGCCGCCATCCTCTACGCCATCGAGCACAAAAAGCCTTCCGTGACCATCGTGCACAAGGGCAACATCATGAAGTTCACGGAGGGCGCCTTCAAAACCTGGGGCTACGAGCTGGCCGAAAAGGAATTCGGCGACAAAGTGTATACCTGGAGCCAGTACGACAAGGTGCTGGCCAAGCAGGGCCAGGAAGTAGCCGACGCTCAGCAGAAAGCAGCCCTCGACGGCGGCAAAATCCTCATCAAGGACAGCATTGCCGATGCCTTCCTGCAACAGATTCTGCTCCGCCCCGCCGAGTACTCGGTGGTAGCTACCCTCAACCTGAACGGCGACTACATCTCCGACGCGCTGGCCGCCATTGTGGGCGGTATCGGTATTGCGCCAGGTGCCAACATCAACTACCTCACCGGCCACGCCATCTTCGAGGCCACCCACGGCACGGCACCCAAGTACGCCGGCCAAGACAAGGTGAACCCCGGCTCCGTGATTCTGTCCGGCGCCATGATGCTGGAGCACCTGGGCTGGCAGGAAGCCGCCGACCTCATCTACAAAGGCCTCGAAGCCGCCATTGCCGCCAAGCGCGTCACCTACGACTTCGAACGCCAGATGGAAGGCGCCACCCTGCTCAAATGCTCCGAGTTCGGCGATGAGGTTATCGCCCGGATGTAG
- a CDS encoding NAD(P)-dependent alcohol dehydrogenase, with the protein MIASKGYAAPATHAPLAPFDFQRRDVGPHDVRIEILFCGVCHSDVHQVRDEWGGSIFPMVPGHEIVGRVTEVGAHVKGFKPGDLAGVGCMVDSCQHCPECADGLEQYCDKGFVGTYNAREKDGTPTYGGYSNNIVVTEKFVLHVSEKLDLARVAPLLCAGITTWSPLRQWNAKQGDRVAVMGLGGLGHMAVKFAAAMGCEVTVLSTSPGKEADAKALGAHKFVVTKDPEAMKGIGNYFDLIINTVSAPMDLTPYVASLRRDGTMVLLGVPPEAPQLHAFNLIAKRRRIAGSLIGGIQETQEMLDFCAEHNVMSDVEVIRMDYINEAYERMMKSDVKYRFVIDLATL; encoded by the coding sequence ATGATTGCATCTAAAGGATATGCCGCTCCGGCGACCCATGCCCCCCTTGCCCCGTTTGATTTCCAGCGCCGCGACGTTGGCCCGCACGATGTGCGTATTGAAATTCTGTTCTGCGGTGTCTGCCACTCCGACGTACACCAAGTCCGCGACGAGTGGGGCGGCTCCATTTTCCCTATGGTTCCGGGCCACGAAATAGTAGGCCGCGTCACGGAGGTAGGCGCGCATGTGAAGGGCTTCAAGCCCGGCGACTTAGCCGGTGTGGGCTGCATGGTAGACTCCTGCCAACACTGCCCTGAATGCGCCGACGGCCTGGAACAATACTGCGACAAGGGCTTCGTGGGCACATACAATGCCCGCGAGAAAGACGGCACGCCCACCTACGGTGGCTATTCCAACAACATTGTCGTGACGGAGAAATTCGTGCTGCACGTGTCTGAGAAGTTGGATCTGGCCCGCGTGGCGCCGCTGCTCTGTGCCGGCATTACCACTTGGTCGCCGCTGCGGCAGTGGAACGCCAAGCAGGGCGACCGGGTGGCCGTGATGGGTCTTGGTGGCCTGGGTCACATGGCTGTGAAGTTTGCGGCCGCTATGGGGTGCGAAGTAACCGTGCTCAGCACCTCGCCCGGCAAGGAAGCCGACGCCAAAGCCCTGGGCGCCCACAAATTCGTGGTAACCAAAGACCCCGAAGCCATGAAAGGCATCGGCAACTATTTTGACCTGATCATCAATACCGTGTCGGCTCCCATGGACCTGACGCCCTACGTGGCCAGCCTGCGCCGCGACGGCACGATGGTGCTGCTGGGTGTGCCACCGGAAGCGCCGCAGCTGCACGCCTTCAACCTAATTGCCAAGCGGCGGCGCATTGCCGGCTCACTCATCGGTGGCATCCAGGAAACCCAGGAAATGCTGGATTTCTGCGCCGAGCACAACGTCATGTCCGATGTGGAGGTTATCCGTATGGACTACATCAACGAAGCCTACGAGCGGATGATGAAGTCTGACGTGAAATACCGCTTCGTGATTGATCTGGCTACGCTATAA
- a CDS encoding cytochrome b/b6 domain-containing protein: MPSSSTTISVAPRHNSAGLRFWHWSNAALVLAQLLTILFMFVIVKVKTLAPEFSKVLAEKGVNMAPEDLRGLTRIVSHRIWDWHIWIGITLSVLLAFRVVVSFLQRGRQRTGAKIAALKGRAAQGDIVAQQGVWVRYAYRGFYVVLAVMVVTGLILVFEDNFRSIEHTAKEVHEFTMYLVIAFVAAHIAGVFRAEVTHDPGIVSDMINGGASDEE, encoded by the coding sequence ATGCCCTCTTCTTCTACCACTATTTCTGTAGCACCCCGGCACAATTCCGCAGGGCTACGCTTCTGGCACTGGTCTAATGCGGCCTTGGTGCTGGCCCAGCTTCTGACGATTCTGTTCATGTTCGTCATCGTGAAGGTCAAGACCTTGGCTCCGGAATTCAGCAAAGTGCTGGCCGAAAAAGGCGTGAACATGGCTCCCGAAGACCTACGTGGCCTCACACGTATTGTGTCGCACCGCATCTGGGACTGGCATATCTGGATCGGCATTACACTGTCGGTGCTGCTGGCTTTCCGTGTGGTAGTTAGCTTTCTGCAGCGGGGCCGGCAGCGAACCGGCGCCAAAATAGCCGCCCTGAAAGGCCGCGCCGCTCAAGGCGACATAGTAGCCCAGCAGGGCGTGTGGGTGCGCTATGCCTACCGGGGCTTCTATGTAGTGCTAGCCGTGATGGTCGTTACGGGCCTGATTCTGGTGTTCGAGGACAACTTCCGCAGCATTGAGCACACGGCCAAGGAAGTCCATGAATTCACGATGTACCTCGTCATTGCGTTTGTGGCCGCCCATATTGCCGGCGTGTTCCGCGCCGAAGTCACCCACGACCCCGGCATTGTGTCGGATATGATTAACGGCGGGGCATCGGACGAGGAATAG
- a CDS encoding DinB family protein, whose translation MNIPTKATALNLRAALAVILPMTTPSVPQPEYWLRGPLPEVPPLLQPVAHALLQARAEVQAALHNFPDHLLPVRPAGVASVGFHLRHLAGVLSRMQAYARQQPLTDEQFRFLAAEKDGPSDPETTAALVQQFSEAVEQLLAMLRTTPEAILTEFRPVGRQGLPSTVIGLLVHAAEHTTRHTGQLLVTARVVQAGQAAYDAGSPSIH comes from the coding sequence GTGAATATACCCACTAAAGCCACCGCCCTCAACCTGCGGGCGGCCCTGGCAGTTATACTACCCATGACAACGCCCTCCGTTCCGCAACCCGAATACTGGCTGCGCGGCCCGCTGCCCGAGGTGCCGCCGCTGCTGCAACCCGTGGCGCACGCGCTGCTACAAGCCCGCGCCGAAGTGCAGGCCGCCCTCCACAACTTTCCCGACCACCTGCTGCCGGTGCGGCCGGCTGGGGTGGCGTCGGTGGGGTTTCATCTGCGCCACCTGGCGGGCGTGCTCAGCCGCATGCAGGCGTACGCCCGCCAGCAGCCGCTCACGGACGAGCAGTTTCGCTTCCTCGCCGCCGAAAAAGACGGACCCTCAGACCCCGAAACCACCGCCGCGCTGGTGCAGCAGTTTTCGGAGGCTGTGGAGCAACTGCTGGCCATGCTGCGCACCACGCCCGAAGCCATCCTTACCGAGTTTCGGCCAGTCGGCCGCCAGGGCTTGCCCAGCACTGTCATCGGGCTGCTGGTGCATGCCGCCGAGCACACCACGCGCCACACCGGGCAGCTTCTCGTGACGGCGCGGGTGGTGCAGGCGGGTCAGGCCGCTTATGATGCCGGAAGTCCTTCTATTCATTAG
- a CDS encoding PQQ-binding-like beta-propeller repeat protein, whose amino-acid sequence MFRTPTLRRVAPLLSVLAVATACSKDDDQSATPETGTFEKTVLLPADFLRFADVAELTDGSVFVLASTSAATASAPLAEKPAGIRLSASGDTLWTRRYTFGSFDPIYGAGISYSCLPTSDGNVVFSAMTPRTGGAFEPRLTKLNAATGAVLWTLALPDEVYTTICKLAPTAGGGILFVDTDMNNPQSFRLHTITAAGTLVSSVTVPHGFASDIRPTADGNFIVASVLAPFVQQPVLTKLTPQGSVLWSRTLPTTGFGLTNSVVQTPDGGYALASGNAYAYNGTNNTLRLLKADANGQQQFVYSYSDILGYANRLGLSNGKLILVGASTTSTPTGDTPHPLALRLNASSGSEELRQARPQVNGYVASFTTTQDGKLLLCSGEAGKLVLRKTNADLTD is encoded by the coding sequence ATGTTTCGTACTCCTACCCTGCGGCGCGTGGCACCGCTCCTGTCGGTGCTGGCCGTGGCCACCGCCTGCTCCAAAGACGACGACCAGTCGGCCACCCCGGAAACCGGCACGTTTGAGAAAACCGTGCTCCTGCCCGCCGACTTTCTGCGGTTTGCAGACGTAGCCGAACTGACCGATGGCAGCGTGTTCGTGCTGGCCTCTACCAGTGCCGCTACGGCTTCTGCGCCGCTGGCGGAGAAGCCGGCCGGGATCCGGCTTAGCGCTAGCGGCGACACGCTCTGGACCCGCCGCTATACCTTCGGCAGTTTCGATCCTATTTACGGGGCCGGCATCAGCTACTCCTGCCTGCCCACCTCCGATGGTAACGTGGTCTTCTCGGCCATGACCCCGCGGACTGGTGGGGCCTTCGAGCCACGCCTCACCAAGCTCAACGCCGCTACCGGGGCCGTGCTCTGGACGCTCGCCTTGCCCGATGAGGTGTATACTACGATCTGCAAGCTGGCCCCCACGGCTGGCGGCGGAATCCTGTTTGTAGATACCGACATGAACAACCCGCAGAGCTTCCGGCTGCACACCATCACGGCAGCCGGCACGCTGGTTTCTTCTGTCACCGTTCCTCACGGGTTTGCGTCCGATATCCGCCCCACCGCCGATGGCAACTTTATCGTGGCAAGTGTGCTGGCCCCCTTCGTCCAGCAGCCGGTTCTCACAAAGCTGACGCCGCAGGGCAGTGTGCTGTGGAGCCGCACTTTGCCAACTACTGGTTTCGGCCTCACCAATAGCGTGGTGCAAACGCCGGACGGCGGCTACGCGCTGGCCAGCGGCAATGCCTATGCCTATAACGGCACCAACAACACGCTCCGGCTCTTGAAAGCCGATGCCAACGGGCAGCAGCAGTTTGTGTATTCCTACTCCGATATTCTGGGCTATGCCAACCGCCTCGGCCTCAGCAACGGCAAGCTGATCCTCGTAGGCGCCTCCACCACCAGCACCCCCACCGGCGATACGCCGCACCCACTGGCCCTGCGCCTCAACGCCAGTTCGGGCTCCGAAGAGCTGCGTCAGGCCCGCCCGCAGGTAAACGGCTACGTCGCCAGCTTCACCACCACCCAGGACGGCAAGCTGCTGCTCTGCTCCGGCGAAGCCGGCAAGCTGGTCCTGCGCAAAACCAACGCCGACCTCACCGACTAA
- a CDS encoding pyridoxal phosphate-dependent aminotransferase: MLQLSQRGVALPPSPYRKLTPFAESARQRGIIVHPLNIGQPDIETPPSMLEAVQRASIQVLEYSPTAGYPSYRRKLADYYQRLGLEVDSDDIIVTTGGSEAISFALLACLNPGDEFIVPEPFYGPYSAFAVATGTHVVPITARLEDNFALPPITEFEQKITPRTKAIMICSPNNPTGYVYSRAELEQLKELCLRHNLYLLSDEAYREFCYNTEYTSALNLRGADDHIVLLDTISKRYSACGARIGAIVTKNHALRDVFFKLAQLRVSPPGLGQLLAEAAADLPATYFDHTKTEYLARRDLMLRRLRAMPGVQVPTPSGAFYVICHLPVDDADRFAQWLLEEFSHYGQTLMISPASGFYATPGLGRQQVRLAYVVNQDIISKAMDCLEAALQQYPGREEKQRVAAAEVRETFG, from the coding sequence ATGCTCCAGCTTTCTCAGCGCGGCGTGGCCTTACCCCCTTCGCCTTACCGCAAACTCACGCCCTTCGCCGAATCCGCCCGCCAGCGGGGAATTATCGTTCACCCCCTCAACATCGGCCAGCCCGATATTGAAACGCCGCCTTCCATGCTGGAAGCCGTGCAGCGGGCCAGCATTCAGGTGCTCGAATACAGCCCCACAGCCGGCTACCCCAGCTACCGCCGCAAGCTGGCCGACTACTACCAGCGCCTAGGCCTGGAGGTGGATTCCGACGATATCATCGTGACAACTGGCGGCAGTGAGGCCATATCGTTTGCACTGCTGGCCTGCCTAAATCCCGGCGACGAGTTTATCGTACCGGAGCCGTTCTACGGGCCGTATTCGGCGTTTGCCGTGGCTACGGGCACGCACGTGGTACCCATAACGGCCCGGCTGGAAGACAACTTCGCGTTGCCACCCATTACGGAGTTTGAGCAGAAGATTACGCCGCGCACTAAGGCAATTATGATCTGCAGCCCCAACAACCCCACCGGCTACGTGTACAGCCGCGCGGAACTGGAGCAGCTGAAGGAGCTATGCCTGCGCCACAACCTGTACCTGCTCTCCGACGAGGCGTACCGGGAGTTCTGCTACAACACCGAATATACCAGCGCCCTGAACCTGCGCGGCGCCGACGACCATATCGTGCTGCTCGATACCATATCGAAGCGGTATAGTGCGTGTGGAGCGCGCATTGGGGCTATTGTCACAAAAAACCACGCTCTGCGCGACGTATTTTTCAAGTTGGCCCAGCTGCGCGTAAGCCCGCCGGGCCTGGGGCAGCTGCTAGCCGAAGCCGCCGCCGACCTGCCCGCTACCTACTTCGACCACACCAAAACCGAATACTTAGCACGCCGTGACCTGATGCTGCGCCGCCTGCGGGCCATGCCCGGCGTGCAGGTGCCCACCCCGAGTGGCGCGTTCTACGTCATCTGCCACTTGCCCGTAGATGATGCCGACCGGTTTGCGCAATGGCTCCTGGAGGAATTCAGCCACTACGGCCAAACCCTGATGATTTCGCCGGCTTCCGGTTTCTACGCCACGCCCGGCCTGGGCCGCCAGCAGGTACGCCTAGCCTACGTTGTCAATCAGGATATCATCAGCAAGGCCATGGACTGCCTGGAAGCAGCCCTACAGCAGTACCCAGGCCGCGAGGAGAAACAGCGTGTGGCTGCCGCGGAGGTGCGGGAAACGTTCGGCTGA
- a CDS encoding serine hydrolase: MLLSVSPRLTLAAGLLLSAAPAVLAQTTTTPNRFVTDSLDSYIRRGMQRWQIPGLAVVVVKDGKVVVQKGYGVREVGKPAPVDATTLFMIASNTKLFTGTALAKLDGEKKINLDEKVTKYLPDFRLYDSLASQQVTVRDLMSHHFGFKTFQGDFTFFKSNLERAEIVRRMRLMKPGGQFRRDYGYCNSGFVAAGEVIPAATGGTSWENYVRQNLLQPLNMTSTDVSSTGFGQRPNIAHAYSNTFGPLAEVPFDNWDNMAPCASIVSNVTDLSNWLRFQLDSGRYEGKQVMPWAALRKTRDANTVISSRKSTIYPMHFVTYGLGVEAADYNGKQLFWHTGGASGQVSNVCFVPEAGLGIAVLTNNDNQSFFEALRYQLLDSYLGVPYVDRSAAAWQRKVRAEASQTDPTKELAARVSKKNKPALPLKAYVGEYENKLFGRISISQKGKQLLVTLPNHPGLTATLDYMDGQEFRATYSDLVFGVMPAKFEAEGNNVKTVELRVNDYVEYDPYVFSKL, translated from the coding sequence ATGCTTCTTTCCGTTTCCCCCCGCCTAACGCTGGCGGCTGGCCTGCTGCTTAGTGCTGCTCCGGCCGTCCTGGCCCAAACGACCACCACTCCCAACCGCTTCGTCACCGATAGCCTCGACAGCTACATCCGGCGCGGTATGCAGCGCTGGCAGATTCCGGGCCTGGCCGTGGTGGTAGTGAAGGATGGGAAAGTAGTGGTACAGAAGGGCTACGGCGTGCGCGAAGTGGGCAAGCCCGCGCCCGTGGACGCCACCACGCTGTTCATGATTGCCTCCAACACCAAGCTCTTTACGGGCACGGCGCTGGCCAAGCTCGATGGCGAAAAGAAAATCAACCTCGACGAAAAAGTAACCAAGTACCTGCCCGATTTTCGGCTCTACGACTCGCTGGCGTCGCAGCAGGTGACGGTGCGCGACCTGATGAGCCACCATTTCGGCTTCAAGACGTTCCAAGGCGACTTCACGTTCTTCAAATCCAACCTGGAGCGTGCCGAAATTGTGCGGCGCATGCGGCTAATGAAGCCCGGAGGCCAGTTCCGCCGCGACTATGGCTACTGCAACTCGGGTTTCGTGGCGGCCGGCGAGGTGATACCAGCGGCCACCGGCGGCACCAGTTGGGAAAACTACGTGCGCCAGAACCTGCTTCAGCCGCTGAACATGACCAGCACCGATGTTAGCTCAACGGGCTTTGGGCAGCGGCCTAATATTGCGCACGCCTACTCCAACACGTTCGGGCCGCTGGCAGAAGTGCCCTTCGACAACTGGGACAACATGGCGCCCTGTGCCAGCATCGTTTCCAACGTAACGGACCTGAGCAACTGGCTGCGTTTCCAGCTGGATAGTGGCCGCTACGAGGGCAAGCAGGTGATGCCTTGGGCGGCGCTGCGCAAAACCCGTGACGCCAACACCGTTATCAGCAGCCGCAAATCGACCATCTACCCCATGCACTTCGTCACGTACGGGTTGGGCGTGGAGGCCGCCGACTACAACGGCAAGCAACTATTCTGGCACACAGGCGGCGCGTCGGGGCAGGTGAGTAATGTGTGCTTTGTGCCGGAAGCCGGCCTGGGTATTGCGGTGCTCACTAACAACGACAACCAGAGCTTCTTCGAGGCGTTGCGCTACCAGCTGCTCGACAGCTACTTGGGCGTGCCGTATGTAGACCGGAGTGCCGCGGCGTGGCAGCGTAAGGTACGGGCCGAAGCCAGCCAAACCGACCCGACGAAAGAACTGGCGGCCCGCGTCAGCAAAAAGAACAAGCCCGCATTGCCACTCAAGGCCTACGTGGGCGAGTACGAGAACAAGCTGTTTGGCCGCATCAGCATCAGCCAGAAAGGCAAGCAACTGCTTGTTACGCTGCCCAACCATCCCGGCCTCACCGCCACCCTCGACTACATGGACGGCCAGGAGTTCCGGGCCACGTATTCCGACTTAGTGTTCGGCGTGATGCCCGCCAAGTTTGAAGCGGAGGGCAACAATGTGAAGACTGTAGAGCTGCGCGTCAACGACTACGTAGAGTACGACCCATACGTGTTCAGCAAACTGTAA